In Oceanobacillus sp. FSL K6-2867, one DNA window encodes the following:
- the nagE gene encoding N-acetylglucosamine-specific PTS transporter subunit IIBC, with the protein MMKYLQNLGKSLMLPVAVLPAAAILMGIGYAIDSEGWGSENVFAAFLISGGSAILDFIPILFAVGVAIGMTKDKDGPAALSGLVGYLVITTVLSSENAANLLQISSDAVNPAFGAIQNVFIGILSGGIAAALYNRFSHVKLPDALAFFSGKRLVPILTAAAMLAVSVVMLFVWPVLYSGLVSFGTFISDLGALGAGLYGFFNRLLIPTGLHHALNNVFWFDLAGINDIGNFWSGNGEKGITGMYQAGFFPIMMFGLPAAALAMYHTALTKRKKQAASLLMATAFASFLTGVTEPIEFAFMFLAPALYVVHAALTGISLAVAAMFGWTAGFSFSAGLIDFILSFQLPLANQPYMLLIQGLVVAVIYYFLFRFLIVKFNMKTPGREDDDEEEVLVGETAISSETSTSTAGKDRFAVMAEQIYDGLGGSSNIQSIDNCATRLRLEVNDMDVVDQNKIKAAGVPGVNVVGKHSIQVIVGTQVQFVADEVKKLHDEK; encoded by the coding sequence ATGATGAAATATCTGCAAAATCTTGGAAAGTCGCTGATGCTGCCAGTAGCTGTATTACCTGCCGCTGCAATTTTAATGGGTATTGGGTACGCAATTGATTCAGAGGGCTGGGGTTCTGAAAATGTATTTGCTGCCTTTTTAATTAGCGGGGGAAGTGCAATTCTGGATTTTATTCCAATTTTATTCGCTGTAGGGGTAGCTATTGGAATGACGAAGGATAAAGATGGACCAGCCGCACTTAGTGGTTTAGTTGGCTATCTTGTTATTACGACTGTGCTTTCATCTGAAAATGCTGCTAACCTGCTGCAAATTTCAAGTGACGCAGTGAATCCTGCATTCGGTGCTATCCAGAACGTGTTTATTGGTATCTTATCTGGAGGAATTGCCGCAGCCTTGTATAATCGTTTTAGCCATGTAAAACTGCCGGATGCTCTTGCATTCTTTAGTGGGAAAAGACTTGTGCCAATTCTTACTGCAGCAGCAATGCTTGCAGTCTCAGTAGTAATGCTGTTTGTTTGGCCTGTTCTTTATTCAGGGCTGGTATCATTTGGTACATTTATCAGTGATCTGGGAGCACTAGGTGCAGGGTTATATGGATTCTTTAATCGCTTATTAATTCCAACAGGCTTGCATCATGCACTGAATAATGTGTTCTGGTTTGACTTAGCAGGCATTAATGATATCGGTAACTTTTGGTCTGGAAATGGTGAAAAAGGTATTACCGGTATGTATCAAGCAGGGTTTTTTCCAATTATGATGTTTGGACTGCCTGCTGCTGCTCTTGCGATGTACCATACCGCTCTAACCAAAAGAAAGAAACAAGCTGCATCATTATTAATGGCTACAGCATTTGCTTCTTTCCTTACAGGTGTTACAGAGCCGATTGAGTTTGCTTTTATGTTTCTAGCACCTGCGCTGTATGTAGTTCATGCTGCATTAACGGGTATTTCACTAGCTGTTGCAGCTATGTTTGGTTGGACAGCAGGGTTTAGCTTTAGCGCGGGATTAATTGATTTTATCCTGAGCTTCCAGCTGCCATTAGCCAACCAGCCGTACATGTTGCTTATACAAGGATTGGTTGTTGCTGTTATCTATTATTTCCTGTTCCGTTTCCTAATTGTTAAATTCAATATGAAAACTCCGGGACGTGAGGATGACGATGAAGAAGAAGTACTTGTTGGAGAAACTGCAATTTCGTCAGAAACAAGTACAAGTACCGCTGGGAAAGATAGATTTGCTGTAATGGCTGAACAAATTTATGATGGTCTTGGTGGTTCATCAAATATCCAATCTATTGATAATTGTGCTACTCGTCTTCGGTTAGAAGTTAATGATATGGACGTTGTGGATCAAAATAAAATCAAAGCCGCTGGCGTACCGGGTGTGAATGTTGTAGGTAAACATAGCATTCAGGTTATTGTAGGTACCCAGGTGCAATTTGTAGCTGATGAAGTTAAAAAATTACATGACGAAAAGTAA
- a CDS encoding MurR/RpiR family transcriptional regulator gives MNFENRIQKYNASLTDNDKKITKYLLANKAAIQDKTIIDLSEEIQVSPASITRFCKKIDFSTFQQMKFSLIGSNTENKKNDETFETVYNYYQTIIKSTQQFFSEEQTSKIVNLILNTNKILFCGIGNSGLVAHEFNSRIYRMGITSESVTDAHDLLMKSSLLQEDDLLVCFSNSGKTKPIIDSAKIAKANKVAVIVVTNFEQTALTELADEVVLISSYKYIDDVKFINSLLPGLFLLDLLTYKLLNHEKLMDARNKTLEAIHKYG, from the coding sequence TTGAATTTTGAAAATAGGATTCAAAAATATAACGCTTCATTAACCGATAATGATAAAAAAATAACTAAATATTTACTTGCAAATAAAGCTGCGATACAGGATAAAACCATTATTGACCTATCCGAAGAAATTCAAGTATCTCCAGCTAGTATAACCAGATTTTGCAAAAAAATTGATTTCAGCACTTTTCAGCAAATGAAATTCTCTTTAATTGGAAGTAATACGGAAAACAAGAAAAATGATGAGACATTCGAAACAGTTTACAACTATTACCAAACGATAATCAAATCTACTCAACAGTTTTTCAGTGAAGAACAAACGAGTAAAATTGTAAATCTCATTTTAAACACGAATAAGATTTTGTTTTGTGGAATTGGCAACTCCGGATTGGTTGCTCATGAATTTAACAGCAGAATATACAGAATGGGGATTACGTCGGAATCTGTAACAGATGCACATGATCTGTTAATGAAGAGCAGTCTGCTTCAGGAAGATGATTTGCTCGTTTGTTTCTCTAATTCTGGTAAAACGAAACCAATTATTGACTCTGCTAAAATAGCAAAAGCCAATAAGGTTGCTGTTATTGTCGTAACCAATTTCGAGCAAACAGCTTTAACGGAGCTTGCAGACGAAGTTGTTCTCATATCAAGCTATAAATACATTGATGATGTCAAATTTATTAATTCTCTATTGCCAGGCTTATTTTTACTTGATTTATTGACCTATAAATTACTAAATCATGAAAAATTGATGGATGCCCGCAATAAAACACTGGAGGCCATTCACAAATATGGTTAA
- the ptsG gene encoding glucose-specific PTS transporter subunit IIBC, whose amino-acid sequence MKKFFGKAQQFGKSFMLPIAILPAAGLLLGIGGALSNPNTVNAYPILDQSWLQAIFTIMSSAGNIVFANLPVIFAVGVAIGLARSDKGTAGLAALIGYLVMNATINAILIITDSLAAESLSAVGQGVALGIQTLESGVFGGIIVGIMAGLLHNRFNKIELPQFLGFFGGSRFVPIITSFSAIILGTVMYYVWPVIQNAIFSFGDIVNATGYIGTFFYGFILRLLGPFGLHHIFYLPFWQTGLGGALEIGGQLIQGTQNIFFAQLGDPTTTKFFEGTSRFMSGRFITMMFGLLGAAYAIYRTAKPENKKVVGGLMLSAGLTSFLTGITEPLEFSFLFIAPLLYVMHAFFDGLAFMLAHIFQITIGQTFSGGFIDFILFGVLQGQALTNWMYVIPIGIIWFFLYFFTFTFLIKKFNFKTPGREEKKAEDHADTATANATGEERPLAIIEALGGRDNLLDVDNCATRLRITVKDGEMVNEAALKHTGSKGVIVKGEGVQVIYGPQVSVIKNEIEEELEK is encoded by the coding sequence ATGAAAAAGTTTTTCGGTAAAGCGCAGCAGTTTGGTAAATCATTTATGTTGCCAATTGCTATTCTGCCAGCAGCAGGTCTTTTGCTCGGTATAGGGGGTGCTTTATCTAACCCAAATACAGTCAATGCATATCCAATCTTGGACCAAAGCTGGCTCCAAGCAATTTTTACGATAATGAGTTCCGCTGGGAATATTGTGTTTGCCAATTTACCAGTGATCTTTGCGGTAGGGGTTGCGATTGGGCTCGCTAGATCAGACAAAGGTACAGCTGGATTAGCAGCACTTATCGGTTATCTAGTAATGAATGCAACGATTAATGCTATTTTAATTATTACGGATAGCCTTGCAGCAGAAAGTCTTTCTGCAGTTGGACAAGGTGTTGCATTAGGAATACAAACATTAGAATCAGGCGTTTTTGGTGGGATTATTGTTGGGATTATGGCAGGACTCCTTCATAATCGATTTAATAAAATTGAGTTGCCACAATTTCTGGGATTCTTTGGAGGTTCCCGATTTGTTCCAATCATAACCTCTTTTTCTGCGATTATTCTGGGGACGGTTATGTATTATGTATGGCCAGTTATTCAAAATGCAATTTTTAGCTTTGGAGATATTGTTAATGCAACAGGGTATATCGGTACATTTTTCTATGGATTTATCTTGCGTCTACTAGGTCCATTTGGATTGCATCACATTTTCTATCTGCCTTTCTGGCAAACGGGTTTAGGTGGTGCATTAGAAATTGGTGGACAATTGATTCAAGGAACACAGAATATATTCTTTGCACAATTGGGAGACCCAACGACAACGAAGTTTTTTGAAGGTACATCACGTTTTATGTCTGGAAGATTTATTACAATGATGTTTGGATTATTAGGTGCAGCTTATGCGATTTATCGTACAGCCAAGCCTGAAAATAAAAAGGTTGTCGGGGGATTAATGCTATCAGCCGGATTGACGTCCTTTTTAACAGGGATTACAGAGCCATTGGAGTTCTCATTCTTATTTATCGCTCCATTGCTTTACGTGATGCATGCATTTTTTGATGGTTTAGCATTTATGCTGGCACATATTTTCCAAATAACAATTGGACAAACATTCTCTGGAGGTTTCATTGACTTCATCTTATTTGGAGTATTGCAAGGTCAAGCATTAACAAACTGGATGTATGTTATTCCGATTGGAATCATTTGGTTCTTCTTATACTTCTTTACGTTCACATTTTTAATTAAGAAGTTTAACTTTAAAACACCTGGACGTGAAGAAAAGAAAGCTGAAGATCATGCAGATACTGCAACGGCAAATGCCACTGGTGAAGAACGCCCATTAGCAATTATTGAAGCATTAGGTGGAAGAGATAATTTATTAGATGTGGATAACTGTGCAACGAGATTGCGCATAACTGTTAAGGATGGCGAAATGGTTAATGAAGCCGCCTTAAAGCATACAGGAAGTAAAGGTGTTATCGTAAAAGGTGAGGGCGTGCAGGTAATCTACGGGCCACAGGTTTCCGTTATAAAGAATGAAATTGAAGAAGAATTAGAGAAATAA
- a CDS encoding N-acetylmannosamine-6-phosphate 2-epimerase, giving the protein MKLPRNLIVSCQALEEEPLHSSFIMSKMALAAAQGGAKGIRANSKEDIIEIKKEVDLPIIGIVKRNYKDSDVFITATSKEIDELIESGCEVIAMDATISERPEKILEELVAYTREQAPNVELMADISTIEEAQIAEKLGFDYIGTTLHGYTKHTKGKKLYDNDFAFLKEILQAVKKPVIAEGNIMTPHMLKKSFELGVYATVVGGAITRPKDITSRFVYEIKDMI; this is encoded by the coding sequence TTGAAATTACCAAGAAATTTAATTGTCTCGTGTCAAGCATTAGAAGAAGAACCACTTCATTCGTCGTTTATCATGAGTAAAATGGCTCTTGCAGCTGCCCAAGGTGGAGCAAAAGGGATCCGAGCAAATTCAAAAGAAGATATTATTGAGATTAAAAAAGAAGTAGACCTTCCGATTATTGGAATTGTTAAACGGAATTATAAAGACTCTGATGTCTTTATCACTGCAACGAGTAAAGAGATCGATGAATTAATTGAAAGTGGCTGTGAAGTGATTGCAATGGATGCAACCATCAGCGAAAGACCAGAAAAGATATTAGAAGAGTTAGTAGCCTATACGAGAGAACAGGCACCAAATGTTGAATTGATGGCTGATATATCTACAATTGAGGAAGCACAGATTGCTGAGAAATTAGGATTTGATTATATCGGAACAACCTTACATGGTTACACCAAGCACACAAAAGGGAAGAAATTATATGATAATGATTTTGCCTTTTTAAAAGAAATACTGCAGGCGGTGAAAAAGCCAGTAATTGCTGAAGGGAATATTATGACACCACATATGCTGAAGAAGTCTTTTGAATTAGGTGTATATGCTACTGTAGTAGGTGGAGCAATTACAAGACCAAAGGACATTACAAGCCGATTTGTTTATGAAATTAAAGATATGATTTAA
- a CDS encoding PTS glucose transporter subunit IIA, with protein MFKKLFKQKKEENIVAPLNGKIVPIEEVPDPVFNQKMMGEGIAIIPDEGLVYSPVNGKVIQLAETKHAIGIVTDSGVEILIHIGLETVGLKGEGFTAKVKTGEEVSAGQLLMEVDLDYIGEHASNTITPIVITNSAEDNKSYQFTSETIAKAKETVIITAEDK; from the coding sequence ATGTTTAAAAAACTGTTTAAGCAAAAAAAAGAAGAAAATATAGTTGCACCATTAAATGGAAAAATCGTACCTATAGAAGAAGTTCCTGATCCTGTCTTTAATCAAAAAATGATGGGAGAAGGAATCGCAATTATTCCAGATGAAGGATTGGTTTATTCTCCGGTTAATGGAAAAGTAATTCAGCTTGCTGAGACAAAGCATGCGATTGGAATTGTTACGGATAGTGGGGTTGAGATTCTTATCCATATCGGCCTGGAGACAGTTGGATTAAAAGGAGAAGGATTCACTGCAAAAGTAAAAACAGGGGAAGAAGTATCAGCTGGTCAGCTTTTAATGGAAGTTGATTTGGATTATATTGGTGAGCATGCATCGAACACAATTACCCCAATTGTAATTACAAATAGTGCAGAAGATAATAAATCGTATCAATTTACATCCGAAACAATAGCAAAAGCTAAAGAGACGGTTATTATTACGGCAGAAGATAAATAA
- the nagA gene encoding N-acetylglucosamine-6-phosphate deacetylase: MIAGNRSMFIKNVKVYLEDRVISNAGIYIENHRIHSIHEGNELPDDLDQHAHIIDATGLNAVPGFIDGHIHGANGADTMDATETALDKIASLLPMEGTTSFLATTITQAHDNISKALENAARYSNKPGQAELIGIHLEGPFVEETKAGAQPREYIIKPDLEQFKKWQSQSGGNIKTITMAPEHDEEGFFISHLAQAGVNVSAGHTDCGFAGIKKAVAQGVSQLTHLCNAMNGIHHRDIGAVGAAFQLKELHAELIADGIHVDPEMLQLIYNNMGSERIILITDAMRAKGLPDGDYELGGQPVKVENGRAVLEDGTLAGSILKMHEGAKQMLKLAGVSIRDIVQMASVNPAKQIGIYDRKGSISHGKDADILLVDDELNIKFTICRGKISFQ; the protein is encoded by the coding sequence ATGATAGCAGGCAATCGGTCGATGTTTATTAAGAATGTAAAGGTCTATTTGGAAGATAGAGTGATTTCAAATGCCGGAATTTATATCGAAAACCATCGCATTCACTCTATTCATGAAGGTAATGAACTGCCGGATGACCTTGATCAACACGCACATATCATTGATGCAACTGGCCTGAACGCAGTCCCGGGATTTATCGATGGTCATATCCACGGTGCAAATGGAGCGGACACAATGGATGCAACGGAAACAGCATTGGATAAAATCGCATCGCTTTTACCAATGGAAGGGACAACAAGCTTTCTCGCAACGACGATTACACAAGCACACGATAATATTTCCAAAGCCTTGGAAAATGCTGCACGTTATTCAAATAAACCCGGACAAGCAGAACTGATCGGAATCCATTTAGAAGGCCCATTTGTGGAAGAAACAAAGGCAGGAGCACAACCAAGAGAGTATATTATTAAACCGGACTTGGAACAATTTAAGAAATGGCAATCGCAATCAGGCGGAAATATTAAAACGATTACGATGGCTCCAGAGCATGATGAAGAAGGTTTTTTTATAAGTCATTTAGCCCAAGCTGGTGTAAATGTTTCTGCAGGACATACAGACTGTGGATTTGCTGGAATTAAAAAAGCTGTAGCCCAAGGGGTCAGCCAGTTAACGCATCTATGTAATGCGATGAATGGTATTCATCATCGAGATATTGGTGCGGTTGGTGCTGCATTTCAATTGAAGGAATTACATGCAGAGCTAATCGCAGATGGAATTCATGTTGATCCAGAAATGCTGCAATTAATTTATAATAATATGGGCAGTGAACGGATTATTTTAATTACCGATGCAATGCGGGCAAAAGGACTGCCAGATGGCGATTATGAGCTTGGCGGCCAGCCTGTTAAGGTAGAAAATGGGAGAGCTGTATTGGAAGATGGAACACTAGCTGGCAGTATTTTGAAAATGCATGAAGGTGCTAAGCAAATGCTGAAGCTAGCTGGTGTCTCAATTCGTGACATTGTTCAAATGGCATCCGTTAACCCGGCAAAACAAATTGGCATTTACGACCGAAAAGGCAGTATTTCACATGGCAAAGATGCTGACATTCTGTTAGTAGATGATGAACTTAATATAAAATTTACCATTTGTCGCGGGAAAATTTCATTCCAATAA
- the nagB gene encoding glucosamine-6-phosphate deaminase translates to MNVIKVKNYDEMSEKAAEFIVDRIHTIENPVLGLATGSTPEGLYQRIIKKYEQNEVSFKDVTTFNLDEYVGLEKNDPNSYYYFMNEKLFRHVDIEMDRVRVPNGVAEDLENECREHERAIEQAGGVDVQVLGIGGNGHIGFNEPGTPFSSKTHVVDLDQSTIQANARFFKSIDEVPTQAVSMGIETIMNSKEILLLVSGEAKADAMAKLLNGEVSEDFPASILKQHDNVTVIVDEAALTIAEGK, encoded by the coding sequence GTGAACGTTATAAAAGTAAAAAACTACGATGAAATGAGCGAAAAAGCGGCCGAATTTATCGTAGATCGTATCCATACAATAGAGAATCCGGTTCTTGGTTTAGCAACTGGTTCAACCCCAGAGGGTCTCTATCAACGAATTATTAAAAAATATGAGCAAAACGAAGTATCTTTTAAAGATGTAACTACTTTTAATTTAGATGAATATGTCGGATTAGAAAAGAATGATCCAAATAGCTACTATTACTTTATGAATGAAAAGCTATTTCGTCATGTAGATATTGAGATGGATCGAGTTCGTGTTCCAAATGGTGTAGCTGAAGATTTGGAGAACGAATGTAGGGAACATGAACGTGCAATTGAACAAGCAGGTGGAGTGGATGTTCAAGTATTGGGAATTGGCGGCAATGGCCATATTGGTTTTAATGAACCAGGAACTCCCTTCTCCAGCAAAACACATGTCGTTGACCTAGATCAGTCCACAATCCAGGCGAATGCACGATTCTTCAAATCCATTGATGAGGTGCCTACACAGGCAGTTTCAATGGGAATTGAAACAATTATGAACAGTAAAGAAATCCTTTTACTTGTTTCTGGTGAAGCAAAAGCAGATGCAATGGCAAAATTGCTAAATGGCGAAGTGTCTGAAGACTTCCCAGCTTCTATTTTAAAACAACATGATAACGTAACCGTTATTGTTGACGAAGCAGCACTGACAATTGCTGAAGGTAAATAA